Genomic segment of Pagrus major chromosome 19, Pma_NU_1.0:
CATAGAAGAAATTAATGTTTAGTGAAATTCTCACAAGTGTCATGTCTTGATAGTTGAGTGGGTGGAGATTTGAGTTCTGAAAAGTGCTGCTGTTATTGTCAATGCTTGAAGATGATTTGATGGAACGTGTGTGGTGTTGATAAGAAAACTGAACCATGAGAGCAGCACTGACTAGATTTAAGATAAGAGGTGAGACGTGACCTGCAAATTGCCTCTGGCCATCTCAGGACAGGCACACTTACGTCAAGGTTATGCTGGCTATTCTAGGAAACAAACAGACTCTACCCCGCCACCGCTACATTTACATCCCACATCTTtccaagaaaaataattcagcaCAATAAAACACCTGTACTTGATAGTGAAGGATATAAAGCAGAGGGTTAAAttaggttagcatgctatccagTGATGTAAGTCTATAAAGTAACATTAAAACCTCGATCACCAAAGCAGATAAGAGAAATTACTCAAGATCTCAGATCAGGTCAGTTACAATTTTTCACGTTATGTATTACCAGGCTGTTCAACAACACAATATCTATGCAGTATTCAACTCAACAAAACTGATACACATCAATAAAAGTGAATTGCACATTATAAAATGTAGTCAGAGAAGCCAAAGGTGCAGGAAGTAGTAAACACAAAGCAAAAGTAGTTCAAactattttgtaaaaaaatccAAGACATTAATTTGACAATGTATGTGTAATATACAATTATACAAAAACTCGATACCCCGCTATTCATGGCATAATGCAGAGAATATTTGCATTCCAGAAACTTTCAGGTGGGGCTTATGCACCGAGGGGGATTATGTCCTGTAGGCCTGAGTGATGAATGCCTGGGCATGCCTTCACAGCAATCAGTGTCTTACATGCTGGGTTGGCACAATGGGTACCgttttagattgttttttttaatacctttTGAGCTCATAGAAAGTTCTGTGTGACCATTGGTGATTTTAGATCTTCCACCTCCCATTTTTCTTGTGGTGTACCTCAAGGCCGAGTCATTGGCACATTATTATTCTCCAGTTATATGCTACATCTAGGTCAGATCTTTTAAAGGGAACAATAGTTTCACTTTTATGCAGATGACTCCCAGATTAATTTCTCATCTGATTCCAACAACATAGCACAATTGGTGACCATACAATCCTGTCTTACAGATGTAAGAAACTGGCTCTCTCAAAACTTTCTTCAGCTAAACGCAGATAAATCAGAATCCATTATCATAGCTCCAGACCCCTCAAGCAAACTTCTCACTTCTCACTTAGGTTCTCTGTCCAGTTGCATCAAATCCAACAACCTGTAAAGCATTCtaacttatttttgaaaagTGTAACTAAATaaagtgattattattattattattattattattattcaaaaaGGGTAATCATGTTTCTTAACCATATTTTCCAAGCACAAATTTACATATGAAAACTaagatattaaagaaaaaaacaaaataattctaTGAGATCCCAACCAACAGACAAGGGCCACAATAAAAGCAATGGTAtctaaactaaaacaaaactaaCAGGAGAAAGTACAGTTGGTGAAGTAAACCCATGTAGCCCCTAAAATCAGACCAGCATGTATTACAGATGTGGTTTGTTATGAGATGgaacatattttttctgttgcCATGTACAAGGAGATTCATGGAGACTGGTAGAAGCTCTGCACTTTTCCAGGGCAAGACAAAAGGTTTCAGCAAACCATGACCAGTTTGATAAACCACAcattctgtcttttgtttgctACAAATTATGACAGATTTGGAGCGTAGTTTAGCTGAACAGGGCGAGGCTGATCctattttttgtaaaatggCTCACACAAAACGTGATTTTGGTGAAAAGTCAGTTTTCATCTcctgaataaattaaattgcCAAGTAACCTCGCAATCTTTAAGAAATTATCAGTCAGCAGATGACTCAAATTACGACTGTCAAAGTTGAACCTTTTTCTCTGAATTGAGCTGAGCTGCATAATTTCAATGAAATCTTCACAGGGAACAGTCACCTCTGTGAACAGAGAGATATGTTAATATGAGAGATAAGATACTAACTACTCTGTGACCCTCCCCCTTCCTTCTCTAAGAAACAGAAGAACTATAAGGGGAGTGGTTTCCACTGTTGTCGGCCTGCAGTATTTATTCAGACACCTTCTGCTTGTTCCTCACAACTCAGTCTGCAACCATAGCCATGGACTTTTCCAAGAACGCAGAGGAGAGGCCAGAGCCCTCTAAGGCAGATGTAAAAGGTAGGTCGAGTTTTTACTATTGATTGAACAAGAAATGCACTGACTTGATAACATAGCTGAATGTTTTATGGTTTTCTATGTTTCTTCTCACATAGGGAATATTCCTAGCTGGCTGCAAGGCACACTGCTGCGTAATGGCCCCGGCATCTTTTCAGTGGGGGACACCAGCTACGACCACTGGTTCGATGGGATGGCCATCATGCACAGCTTCAACTTTAAAGACGGTTGGTTTTGTATTTCTAACTTCTACCTTTtctcacaaaaataaagaaactgacTGTTACTATAACATTAGGTCTGTTACAGTGTCAGTGAACAGAGCATGCTAAAAGACAACTTATACACATagaaatttaaagaaatttaaatggttttatttttctttacaggTGAAGTGATCCACAGGAGCAGATTTCTCAGAAGTGACACCTATAAAGCTAACATGGCTGCAAACAGGATAGTGGTGTCGGAAATGGGGACAATGGCATACCCAGACCCGAGCAAGAACTTCATTGTCAAGTAAGCACGCTCTTCATTTTATTCAGACCAGCTCtttcatattatatattatatgttatttataattattttattcctcttatttaATCACTTAGATTCACTTAGATTCACTTAGCAAACTTAGAGTTGCAGTATTTGCAAAACAGTtctttacacaaaaaaaatgttagtCAATTAACTTTTCAACAAGTTTCTCTAGGTGTTCTAGTATTAGCATAATCAGTCTTTTGTGATGGACTACCCCCCCTGCTGTTTACCTTCCTGACTGCTGTGGCTTTACAAATGACCCACACATTTCTAGGGGACTCTGACTGTGAGTAAGTCATGTTGTTTGTGTCTATATTATTCCTAAAACTGTCTTCTTCTTAGGGCTATAACCTTTCTCAACCACACGGTGCCTGACTTCACTGACAACGGGGCAAGCAATTTCATGAAATATGGAAACGACTATTTTGCCACCTCTGAAACCAACTACATCCGCAAAATTGATCCTGTGACCCTCGAAACTCAGGACAAGGTAACGTCTTCTGCCGATCTTGATCACTCGCCAGTGATCCTATTGACACACAtccaaatgaaacattttcattttagaaCTCATGAGTTGCTGAATTGTTTCACACAGGTGGACTACTTGAAGTACCTGCCGGTAAACTTGGCTTCATCCCATCCACACTATGACAAAGAAGGCAATGCCTACAACATGGGAACTTCAATTGCAGAGAAGGGCAAGACGAAATACCTGCTGTTCAAAGTCCCTGCTGTTGCAGAGAAAGGTATAAACCCCATGACCTGCTCTACTTTGCCCCCTGAGAGCTCTCTTCTCCAATCAGCTGTactttgtaaaaaaacacagcacaggaTTATGCAAATGTAGGTGAACCACAGCTGGGCCATGATAAAATGTGCCTGTTGCCATTGGTTCCTTCTGTGAATGTgaatagaaatatataaatgcatCTTCATAACAGTATACTTTTCAGACACTGACACATGTTGCATACCCTTTAGGTTTTAAATAGTCTAAGTTTTTATAGAGGGACAGAGTGCCCTGTATTAATGATTAACTGAACcattaaatgcattttctttatatttaccacaaattaataaaatgctTTGACAAAAtaagtgtttcttttctttaactgatgtcttgtgttgttattttctttaaacCTTCAGACAAAGGCAAGAATGTGCCTGTGCTGAAGAACGTGGAGGTGGTCTGCTCCATTCCCTGCCGCTCGCTGCTCACACCCAGCTACTATCACAGCTTCGGCATGACTGACAACTACTTCATCTTCATCGAGCAGCCTTTGAAACTGGACATCCTCAAGATGGCCACTGCATACATGAGGGGGGTCAACTGGGCGAGCTGCCTGAAATTCTGCCCTGATGAAAATGTGAGGGGTCActgctgtctgtttctgtttctgagtCTACCAATGTGATGGACTGTagattttaatttcttcttctggCATCACACTGTGCTGTCTTTCTTAATGCTTTATTTCTTCAACAGACTCTGATCCACCTGATCGACAGAAAGACGGGCAAAGAGGTCGAGACAAAGTACTACACTGGAGCAATGGTCGTCTACCATCACGTGAACGCTTTCGAGGATGACGGTCACGTGGTCTTCGATGTCATCGCCTACAAGGATAACAGCCTCTATGATATGTTCTTCATGAGCAAGTTGAATGAAAACACCCAGGATGATGCCTACTCTAAACCAGGCTACAAAAGATTTGCACTTCCCATCCACTCAGACAaggtaggatttttttttttttatgaatttattCTCCTTGAAATTCGAGAAGATGTTCCCTTCAATGCTTaatatttcctttttgtctGTAGGGCATTGCTGTTGGAGAGGACCTGGTGAAACTCAAATACACAACAGCCAGTgctgtgaaagagaaagaaggcaAACTAATGTGCCAGGCAGAGGTGCTCTGTGAAGGTAAAACCAATGCCACTCAAACAggaagagatatctactgaagatagcatgctaaccagctagccacaggcctgaaaacctctctcTCCCACTGGTCCAAAGCTCTTGTGCAAGTGGTGTAAATTTCAACACTCCCTTGGAAGTCCAGCTAGCTGCCTGGCTAACTTAGCTAAGAAGCTAAAAGTAGCTACGTTCACGGATGTATAAAGTGGatattcatactcaaaacaaataggaggTAGCATATTAAGGTTAAACGCTAACTGCAGCCAACTATAGGTGTCgttaactagttagctcagtcagccaTGCAGCCAGCAGtatggactgggagctcggagcaccagaGAAGTACAGGTGTTTACACTTCTAGTACAGGATATTTGGACCGGGACAGGttgtggctagctggttagcatgctaacatgatgCGCAATACAATACatggatatcattatatcaaAACTGTTAGTTCTTCACATGCTGTCATTAATTTTAGTTGagttttgactgttttcaaccaaaattcttacatattgcacctttaagagtaattgatttgtttgtgcacacacaaaacctgtctttttttttaatgtccatCAGGTTTTGAACTACCCAGAATAAATTATGACTTCAACGGCAAGAGGCACCGGTTTGTCTACGGGAGCAGTGTGGAGGACTCTGCACTGTCAAAGCTGGTAAGATTACCTATTGTTTTAAATCTGGCTTTTGCAAAAGAGAATTAGTGGAAACATCCGTCCTGTGATTTCTTACAGTCTCATTATGGTTATTAGCCAAGAGAGACCCGAAACGTGCAGACTGTTGAAGAACAGATCGTTCAGATGCAGGGCTATTGGGAAACAGATGTTCCTGGTTGCATTGTTTTTTACGGAGGTAGGAAGCAAATTGCAGAACTGAGAATTACCAGTTGGCAAAACAGAAGGACACTTTGTTAATGTCTGAATCACTAATTGCACCAACAATCCATTGTATGGCTCTGGCTCTAACACCCACACATCCTTTCCATTGGGTACACTTATACATTAAGGGATCGGAAACAATTCAAAGAAGCAATAAGTTAAGTGAAGCTTCAAAGTATTGAGCGACAAAGCTCTCTtacttaaaaagaaagaaagagagcttCCTTTGCATCTCACGGCATCCGGTCCAGAAGTGCTGgcaaagaggaaggaaaaaggaaacatcTTGGTTTAAACAATTAgatattgttatttatttccaCTTGACACAGAATCCCGACAACATAAGAGAGCTTTGAAATTTTTAATGGTGTTTGGATGTGCGCTTTACGCAGTTTTATACCCATGTGAATAAAAGGCAGGATGAGCAAAAGGAAAAGGTAAACATCATGCTGAGGAAAGTTATTGCTAGGATATCCTTTAGGAAGATGAGACCTTGCACATTTACGCCTGGCCTAGAgcatgtttattgtttatttcctCAACAACAAATTAAGTTTGAAGTAGATCCTGCTTGAGGGGACACCCTGACCTTATTTTGAGCCCAGACATTTGCTATAGGAgctaaaatattgtttttcataCATGCTTACATACACAATAATGTCACCCACCACTTATTATACTTCTCCTTTCAGCCGCACCAATGAGGAACATAAATATGACTGTAATGTGATCAAATGTGCTGAAAAAGTAAAACTGCAGTCATTTGATGATTAAATTTAGCAAAGTGTGGAGTCTGCATGTTATCCCTGTtcctgtgtgggtttttttcttttcaaagaagTGCATCTTATATTGATTGACAACTCTAAGTGGTACTGGGAAGCACTGGGATCCTTCTGATAAAAAATTCCTTGATTACCTAATGAGCTGACCCAACACTTCGACTAAAGCCAGCCAACCTAATACTAAGAAAAGAGGTGGCACCAGTTCCTGAATTACcacagctgactgacaagacTGTTTTACAACGTCATAACTCTATTCCAAGTATATAGTGTGCAGATTACTGAAATTACTGCACGGGCAATTGACATCTACAAGATAAGCTCTTTACATGCCttactcatttgtttttctcacactgtccattgctgctggacctctattcaccctcatCTGAGCGTTCCTGTCTCCTTAAGGCCCCTTTTCTGAAAagctcagtctgctctgattggccagctctgacaggcctgagcaggcagcACCTATCATGTTTTGCATCAACTCATTTGGGGTTTTTGCAACCAAGGCTGTGCTGGGGAATGGCAGAGGGCGGTGACTATATAGTTGGGACATaacaaccttacagaagtctTGGCACTGCATTAAAAAGTACAGTTTCTGAATGAGGGTATCAGCATTTCTCCATTGACTGAGCATTATGATACCCTCAGAGTGTTTATATAACACCTAAGatgtctcactttctacaaCATGGGACCCTTAATGCTTTGTTATGACCTGTTTGTACAGACTAAGTTTAaacatttcttaatttttttcccccaatctATTTGGTTACTGTAGGTTGCAAAGTTGGACACAGAAACCAAGGAAAGGGTTTACTGGAGTGAGGACAACTGCTGGCCATCAGAGCCGATGTTCATCCCCAGACCAAATGGAGAGTCAGAGGATGATGGTGAGAATACCGTGTGGTGTGCATGCACAATGTATGACATGTACATGTACGATACTATATACCAGCTAGGCTACAAACTCGCAGGAATCTTTAATGATAAGACAGTATGtttcattgtgtatttttagaGAGCGTTTGATCTGACAACTTGCTGTGATCTGATGTGATTTTACTTTGCACTCTAAACAGTAATCTCTTCCTTTCCATTTGCAGGTGTGGTTTTAGCATCAGTTGTCAACCCAGGCCAGCCTGGTTTCGTCCTGGTTCTTGATGGCAGAACATTTAAAGAAGTAGGACGAGCATACATTAAGGCTGAGCTGCAAAATAGCGTGCATGGATTTTTTATCCCACAAGGAAATTAGCTAGTTGTGTGTACGTAACATCTTCCCAAAAAACTGTGCTGTCTGGCACGGGAAGCTGTTTGAACAGTTTTAGACAAAAGCGCGATGAGGGTGTGCATGGATTCATGGATGTCTCCTCATCTCTTTCATAGTGATTGTATCCTAACAAATTTTTCTTGGAATGTTTATTAAGAAGCATGCAGATTTATTGATTTCATATGGATCAAAATGTTGCTTAAGCTTGTATATATATACGACTGTTATGTACTCTCCATTATTCTATTGTACTGCTCTGGTCATTATTGTACCTGTGCACCtccttttcattaaaaaaaaaatgtaacttgaaGATGTATTCCAGTTCTTAAATTAGACAGGATTATAAGAATGACTCAAAAGATGTTATGATAACCAATCATGGTTATAGTATGTAAGTGAGACACAtgaatgtaaaatgtctttcagTTCATTTTATCATCTGTTGGTAAAGCACGTGGACACGTGTGTCCTCTTATCACTCTTAACGTATTTATATAAGTAAGTTCACTCTTAAGCAAAGTCTATTTGATACGCTCCTGCGTTATCTTAGGCACATTACAGCTTTGTGAGCTTTGTGATGAAAGATTATACAATACACACATGCGCAATATACTATCATTTACATCATATAGACCTATAACCACAGTATCTATTTTAATCAGGAAAGGCTtgataaaaacagatttaaagaatgatcagaatacattttttgtcGTGCTCAAAACGTATGTGAATATATCAATGGTGACCTGGTGCAGTCAGAACAACTTGGAGGTCATTgctataaaaacacattagtaGAGATTATATGTATTTCTTTGATCATACTTCAttgtcagttttcattttttaacttttcttgcattttcatttttattctatattttctACTCGCTATCCCACATGACGAAATTGCTCTGGCCCAGTGACAAGCCACACAGCCTACTTACATTTGGCATTGAGCAATGAGTTACAGTCCACAGATGGTCCAGATCTGGTAGCCAGAACACGGGACACATATAGCCCATGACATTGCCATATCTCAGTCAGCTGTATGACCATAGCTGTCCCTATCATGTCCGTTCTATGTTGGAGGCAAGActcattttagtttatttagagaaaaatgaagaaattgAGAACGGCTGGTTTCTTTAAAGGACAACTCCACAAAAATGGTTGTTTACTGTTCTGCACCAAAACACCAGGTCAAATTCCATGAGGCAATAAACCTGATATGATGTAAGGCTGCCCTACATGCTAGAAAATGAGTTAGCCTCATTGTGCCTCTAAATGGGTAACTAGCTTGTTTTGTACTAGTTATACTTTAAATATGGGTCAcgtaataaaataattttaatctTATCCAACGTTTGGGAATGTCTGCAACTGGATGAGACTGTATGAGCAGAAAAAATGAATAAGAGCTATTATAACttattatttcattgtatttagTGTGTATTTGTTATAGTGTGAATCTTTTCTAATATGGTTTTGAAAAGTgttacataaaaatgaataGTTACTTACCATCATCTTCAGACAAACAGTAGGTCTCTAATGACAGTATTTATCGTCTGTCATAGGCCTAATCACTATCTAATCACCAACACGGGCATAATCACTACCTTTTGTATAACATCGGCCTATAATTGTAGCGCACCAATCTTATCATATGGGTCAACATTACCAGTATATATCCCATCCAGCAGTAAAGAGCAGGAATGACCTAACAGTGTCTATTAACTAACAGTTAATTACCTAtcatttcaaaattcaaatttgaTGAGTACTTCTAATGTCGTAGGTTTACTGTTGACCACTAGAGGGAGACAATGACCTTGTTTACGCAGCCCTATCCTCTGTCGACAGAACACCATGCATGTCCTGActcgattttcatttttcacaggtGAGATTTAATTGCACATCAACACTTACAAAGATCACAAAACTTAATATGGGGACATTATATAGCAAAGTCATTGACAACAGGGTGGCATGACTCATGAATGAGCTGCAGAAAATAACAACGATACAACATAAGATACAACATGATCGTTGGTGCTCTAGGTCACCTACAGTGCAAATAGTACTGGTCATTAAATCACACTGTACCTGATTCAGTGTATGAGTTCTTCTGGACCTCTAACTACAGTGTAGAAAAGCCCATTACACCTTTACTTTCAATGTGCCATTATGCCAGTGTTATATGAATCCCAGATTGTCCCAGTTTTAGAGTGCATTTCCATATATTTGACTGGTACGACAGGAACAGGCAGTGTAACATAGCAACCATTATAGTAGAGGGGTGGTTCTTTGTGAGGTTTAAAAGGGAAAGGTTGACTGACAAGAGAAATGGGAAATGCAAATTCATTCTAATGGACACCCCATAACACAGAGACGTATAAACACACCTCTGATAAGAAAAAATATCATTAATAACACACTAGTGTACTTGAGTGCAATCAGTTCTCATTTCCAAAAGCAAATCAATTATTTACCTCAATATCCGCTGTAAACTAATTAACATTTGAACCatatcttcacacacacacacaccacacacacactcagacacacatttgGATAAGCTGAACGGTAGTGCATCGATCTAGGATAACCAGGAAACCGTACAATATGGACACTTTTGAGTTATCTGAAAACTTTACATCTTGCACTTGAAGAGAACTCCAGCGTCCCATCTCCATCACACACTACAAAGGCTGAAGACTTCCACATGTCGCCAGCTGCAGACGAGTGGAAtgtttaaaggtgaaatatgtaagagttGGCCACCTTGAATTCATCCTCCACtcaaataggggcagcatatcaccagagaaacgtgtttgttttacacatcCATGTctgtagcttgttagctcagttagccgtgcagctagctggcCTAcgaggggagtgttggtgtttacaccacttgcacaggagctttgggccggtgggagaaagaggttttcaggcccgcggctagctggttagcatgcaaacaaTATATAGATGTTATTCTATtgattgaaatacatttttgaatgttctGAACTAAAAAActgtacatattgcacctttaaatatgatTTACGATAATATAACCAAACAGATTTAGTTCCTGAATAACTGCAAGAGTGAAAGTCAACCTCATAATGAAggtttaaattattaatttaatgacTTACTACATACAAAGTTACAAAACGTTCACATTGTAAATCAAGCAGTACGACGCAAATCTGCTATATCTCACCTGACAgtataaacaaaacatacaatgcCATCCTCCCGCCGGATgttcagtttcactttaaaaacaGTGGAGTGCAGTTGTGAGATAATGTCCAGCAAGCTCACACAAAAACCAATAGATGGATAGAGCTAGATCCAAAGGGGATATTGAAAAAAGTGAGCACTGATTGATGtaagaggagcagagggagggtAGGTATCCAATCACTGTCCCCAGTTCCCTGGAAGTGTTTCAGCCACATCAGTGGAGATTGATTCAAGGCGAGGATGGCAGGGGGGGAGACCAAATCTTAACTCAGTGGATACACTTAAGCTTGCCCCAAAAACTCTGAACGgcctcttttccctcctctcctttcctctcagGACCAGTCAGTCAAACAAGGCTGGTTGTGGTTGTTGACATCAAGCCGCGTTCATCGTGCATCACACCCAATCCCGTGTCAGCAGCCATGACGGAAAGTCAGCAAGAAAAGGAggctttttaaagaaattggAACAACCCCAAGTGCAGAAGGGAAACTGCGCTGCGGTTGCCATAGGGATGACTTCCTGATGGCTGGATGGTGGCAGGAGAGGATTTTGCTGTGTCTGTTCACAGTGATTAGATTAAACCGGCCGGTCAGAGAGGCCTAGCATCCAGGGAtcaggtggaggagaagaaggggcTGTTTGAGTTCACAAATGTCAGCAGCCCGTTGCTGCTTAGCTACCCTCAGCTTGAGTCTCCTTTTCTTCAGCTGGAGAGTCCTGGCTCTTCTCAGCGTCTTCACTCTCATCACCTGACAtaaaagagagaggcagacagtcAGTTTAATGCACAAGTTACTGTGTACAAAGTCAGCGATGCAAAAGAGGACGGTTGATTCAGCGAGTAAGTCACCAGGAAAACAGCATGAACGGAAGTCACCaaggtggaagaagaagaaccaTAAACTGATGGttttcagacatgttttaagagaaataaaaatatcagtttataaACAATTAGTCTGCTTTTAGTGCACGTACATGACTCTGGACAGCGAAAAGAATTAATATTaagcaaaacatatttttgagtgAAGTTGAACTCATTTTCAGTATACCTTTTCTCCCTTGGTGGCGATTAAGAACATTTTTTGACTTCATACAATAAGTAGTTGTTTTAAAGTAACAACATGCAGACATTAAAACTTTCTGAGTTTGGCACCCCCTGGTGGTAGTATTACAAAAGACAACGCACTGTCCACTGTCCATCCACACTCCATAGTCTACATAGATGTAGACACCAGACAATATTAAGCTGTTTGCCGTGGCACTGTGAAAATATGTGCTGTTATTACCATGATGCCTCTCACCTGACTTGTTGATGTTGAGCTGTGCCAGACTCTGTGACAGGTCAGCTGGCTCCTGCCCTCCAGGGCCTGCTTGGATGTCATGGATGGCATTCCTGCGGCCGGACCGTCGAGAGGCGATGAAGTCCTCATAGGTCGCCTCCACATCCGTCATCGCTAACACACCTCACCATAGCAGGGCCTGGCACACACAGCGGCACACACTTACCACaagtgcacacagacacacatggacacaaatgaacacattcgccacattttttttaaaggaaaatgacaGAAACGCTGAGAATTTGTGCGATTTGTCCAAGG
This window contains:
- the pkia gene encoding cAMP-dependent protein kinase inhibitor alpha, whose product is MTDVEATYEDFIASRRSGRRNAIHDIQAGPGGQEPADLSQSLAQLNINKSGDESEDAEKSQDSPAEEKETQAEGS
- the bco1 gene encoding beta,beta-carotene 15,15'-dioxygenase, which gives rise to MDFSKNAEERPEPSKADVKGNIPSWLQGTLLRNGPGIFSVGDTSYDHWFDGMAIMHSFNFKDGEVIHRSRFLRSDTYKANMAANRIVVSEMGTMAYPDPSKNFIVKAITFLNHTVPDFTDNGASNFMKYGNDYFATSETNYIRKIDPVTLETQDKVDYLKYLPVNLASSHPHYDKEGNAYNMGTSIAEKGKTKYLLFKVPAVAEKDKGKNVPVLKNVEVVCSIPCRSLLTPSYYHSFGMTDNYFIFIEQPLKLDILKMATAYMRGVNWASCLKFCPDENTLIHLIDRKTGKEVETKYYTGAMVVYHHVNAFEDDGHVVFDVIAYKDNSLYDMFFMSKLNENTQDDAYSKPGYKRFALPIHSDKGIAVGEDLVKLKYTTASAVKEKEGKLMCQAEVLCEGFELPRINYDFNGKRHRFVYGSSVEDSALSKLVAKLDTETKERVYWSEDNCWPSEPMFIPRPNGESEDDGVVLASVVNPGQPGFVLVLDGRTFKEVGRAYIKAELQNSVHGFFIPQGN